One Candidatus Acidiferrales bacterium genomic window, TCCGTCCGTGAATCCGAGGGCGTGGTGAAAAGCTTTGACGTGACAGAGTATTCGATCAGTATGCCTTCCAACAAAAACGCCGTGAAATCGCTGGCGCGCGCCGCTTGCTGCATATTATGAGTCACAATGACGACTGTCCAATTTTTCTTCAACTCGAAGAGCAGCTCTTCGATTTTTGCCGTAGAAATCGGGTCGAGAGCCGAGCAAGGCTCATCGAGCAGGAGGACTTCCGGATTCACGGCAAGCGCACGAGCGATGCATAAGCGTTGCTGCTGGCCGCCGGAGAGGCCGAGCCCGGATTGATGCAACTTGGTTTTGACCTCATCCCAGAGACCAGCTTTGGTCAAGGTATCTTGCACGCGACCGTCCATCTCCGATCGCGGGAGCCTTTCGTACAACCGAATACCAAATGCAATGTTCTCGTATATCGACATGGGGAAAGGCGTCGGCTTCTGGAAGACCATGCCGACCTTTGCGCGAAGCAGGCCGATATTCTTGAGAGTCAAAATATTTTCGCCGTCGAGGATTACCTCGCCTTCGACACGCTGGCCAGGATAAAGGTCGTACATGCGGTTGAAAATTCTCAAGAGAGTCGATTTGCCGCATCCGGACGGCCCAATGAAGGCCGTAACTCTATTTTGGCTGATTTCCAAGCTGACATCTTTGATTGCGTGAAATTTGCCGTAATAGAAATTCAGATTGCGGGCCGAGATTTTGACTTGCGGCGGAGCAGCGGTGTGCGACTCTGCAGAATCTTGATGAGATTCGACCGGCACGACAACGTTCGTCAAAGGATAGCTTTGCGAGCGATCGGTGGTCATTTGGGCACCTGGACCTTACCAAGGAACCAACGAGCGACGAGGCTCAGCACCAGAACGAAGAGGACCGTAATGAATGCCGCAGCCCAGGCCATCTGCTGCCAATTCGAATAGGGGCTCAAGGCAAACTGATAAATCACGACAGGGATATTGGCGATGGGATGGAGGATGTCCTTGGAAAAAAATTGGTTATTCAGTGCGGTGAATAACAGTGGAGCTGTCTCTCCGGTGATACGCGCCAAGCCGATGAGTATTCCGGTAAGTATGCCGGCGCGCGCGGCTTTCCACGTCACCTTTGTGATTACGACCCAGTTGGGCGCTCCCAAGGCAACCGCTGCCTCGCGCATGTCACTGCCGACCAAGCTGAGCATTTCGTCCGTTGTGCGCACGATGATAGGAATCATCAAGACTGCCAAAGCCACGCTGCCGGACAAGGCGGAAAAGTGTCCCATCGGATCGACCATGACCGCATAAACAA contains:
- the pstB gene encoding phosphate ABC transporter ATP-binding protein PstB, with the translated sequence MTTDRSQSYPLTNVVVPVESHQDSAESHTAAPPQVKISARNLNFYYGKFHAIKDVSLEISQNRVTAFIGPSGCGKSTLLRIFNRMYDLYPGQRVEGEVILDGENILTLKNIGLLRAKVGMVFQKPTPFPMSIYENIAFGIRLYERLPRSEMDGRVQDTLTKAGLWDEVKTKLHQSGLGLSGGQQQRLCIARALAVNPEVLLLDEPCSALDPISTAKIEELLFELKKNWTVVIVTHNMQQAARASDFTAFLLEGILIEYSVTSKLFTTPSDSRTEAYITGRFG
- the pstA gene encoding phosphate ABC transporter permease PstA, which codes for MISIYARRRSVDVTSKILMGAATAIGVFFLFWILWTTLKFGVAGIHWDLFIKDTPPPGTNSFGLRNAFVGSLLLLSISLLIGVPVGMMGGTWLAEYGFRSRTANAVRFINDIMLSAPSIEIGLFVYAVMVDPMGHFSALSGSVALAVLMIPIIVRTTDEMLSLVGSDMREAAVALGAPNWVVITKVTWKAARAGILTGILIGLARITGETAPLLFTALNNQFFSKDILHPIANIPVVIYQFALSPYSNWQQMAWAAAFITVLFVLVLSLVARWFLGKVQVPK